In the genome of Megachile rotundata isolate GNS110a chromosome 16, iyMegRotu1, whole genome shotgun sequence, the window GTACGTGGGGAAATACGTTGCCTCATGTCGAAGAAAACTATGTAAAAGCATGTACATATTATTTGATAACTTTTCAAGATTtctcataattattttataccttATTCGTGTCCTAACAGGTAGCTGttatgcttgtataattaattatgttTTGGTAGATAGACAATCTTCTTCCTTTGTAAATTCTGTAAATGAGGAACCTTATAATTCAGAGAAAATTGTGCacagacaaaaatttcttaCCAGCAAAAAGTGGAGGCCACAACACAGAAACTTTGAACCTGAAGTAGTACACGGGACACACAGTCGCATGCAGCGATTAAACGGGACCCAACACGCGCAATTAAGCCCACGTTAATATCGTGAAACGGTGCATGAGGCAGAATCGCGTGCACGTGCACAACCCTTCGAATGTCGCGTACGATGTTCAGGAAAGCTGTGAATAGCGATGCTCATTCAATTCTGTCTCCTGCAAATTGTCGACCAGTTTATTTGCCCACAAAACCTTGAGTCGCTTTCAGAAGCAATTACAATTGTAATATTCTaacttttaacattttcaaactctACATTCTTAGACATCCTTAATTATAGACATAAAATGACTTTCTTCTACAATGTGAAACTGAAACGTTGAAGATCTCAGAAAATGAATCGAGGCTCATTCTTCATCGGCGCTGGAGCAAATTTTCCCAGAGACAGTTTGCCAAgactcgttcgaaaatgagtcgAAAACGGGGTCGAAATGTATCGTATAGTAATTTCATGTTTTAAGGAAGTGGCCTGACACACGAGGTCGAGAAGACGCCGCGAGTTATTCGACTTTGATCAGCATCGAGTATTATTTTGGTGTTTGGCCGCGTTGTTTATCGGCCTCTTTATTGGCGATCTGATTTTCCTTTGGCCACGAGCCAGAATACAGATTTTCTGTTGGTCGTTTCATTTCTCAGAAACGAACGAGAGATGATGAAGCTTGCTAATGTCTTCACTTTCGATGAACGCGTTTCGACGTCGACGACAAACCTGAAGCTCCACTCGCTGAAAGCAACAGAAAGTACCTTTCAGTTACAATTCTATGTTAAACGTATTACTATCGTAGATATCACTTACAATTAATGTATTACAATtctatataaatttcaatttacagAATGTTAATCGAGATTAAACATTCTTAGAAGTTTCGAAGTTCTTCAGGAACATATCATGACTTAGAGTGAACTTATAACTGTATTCATATTTACATTCACTCAtaagtttcaaagttcttcAGGAACATATCATGACTTAGAGTGAACTTATAACTGTATTCATATTTACATTCACTCAtaagtttcaaagttcttcAGGAACATGtaatatgacttagagtgaACTTATAActgtattcatatttatattcactcataagtttcaaagttcttcAGGAACATATATCATGACTTAGAGTGAACTTATAActgtattcatatttatattcactcataagtttcaaagttcttcAGGAACATATATCATGACTTAGAGTGAACTTATAACTGTATTCATATTTCCATTCACTCAtaagtttcaaagttcttcAGGAACATATATCATGACTTAGAGTGAACTTATAACTGTATTCATATTTACATTCACTCAtaagtttcaaagttcttcAGGAAcatataatatgacttagagtgaACTTATAACTGTATTCATATTTCCATTCACTCAtaagtttcaaagttcttcAGGAACATGtaatatgacttagagtgaACTTATAACTGTATTCATATTTACATTCACTCAtaagtttcaaagttcttcAGGAACATATATCATGACTTAGAGTGAACATATAACTGTATGCATATTTGCATTTACTCATAagattaaatatctaaaaattttgttatggaGTAAAGCCTTATTAAGAAGGTTCCCTATGAAATTTCCGTGGAACAAGGTGGTAGGAAATAATGGTAAATCACGAGGAGAGGAAAAGCGTGGAGAACCTCGTGAAAGCTCGAAACGCGGAATTTATAGACACCTTCAAAAGAGCTTTCGTCCGTCACAACAAACACGTCCCGGCAATCCAGCTCGGTCATCCATCAAGCTGTTCGCCACGCTGAGATTTCGAATCGTTCCACGCTACATGCATTAATTTCCAACCGGAAAATACCAGCCTCTCCGCTTCTATTTCAGATTAAAACGTCCCGACGCCAATATTTAATGCATCAATTTGCACCTTTGTTACTCGCTTGCCTCGTGGAGGTTCTTGTTTAGATACTTGAAAGCGTCTAGGTCGACGGATTTATCAGGATTGTTAATTGCTCTGTTGCTTCAATTCATAATCTTGTGAAAACTGCTTCTGTCCGATAAAATGTAACCTTGCTTTTCTtaacattaaattattgaaCAAGATTGTTAACTGCTTGCTCAATTTTGGAGTCACTGCTAAATTAGTTCTAGAACTAAAAGTAAACTTTGACTGGAATTTATTCGGATATCTTGGCCAGATATAGGATGAATCTTAAGTGAAAATTCTAATTCCCAACAATTACATTGACATCGAAATGTATAAGCAAGCTTCAGGATAAATTATTGCGGCAACTTTGTGATCAAGCGTTCGTTTTTCAATTGGCATGCACGGGATTCGCAGGTTTTCGCGCCATTTCATGGTATGCAAATACGAAGATTCGCAGATCGGAGCCTGTTCCACGCGATCCCTCGCTTTATTCTCACTGGCTCCTCACGATATAAATATTCAACATGGGTCGTCCCTCAAGCTTCCATCCTTCTCCTACGTTCCACCCTTTTCTCTCCTGCTGCTCTTGATGCTCCATCTCTCTCTTAAACGTTACAAGTTCAACCGGCGAATTCTTTCTTCCCAGAGATGGTCGATCATTCCAAATTACAGAAAGGAATATTCTTTCTCTTCAGGGGCTCATGAAGTTTATATCGATCACAAGAAATCATAGATTTGTTTAAAAAAGCAAAAGTCCACAGTgactaaaaaagaagaaaacactTGTTGAACAGAGAAGAatgaagaataaattattaaaaattagaagaataatataatattgaaattaatttaggtAATTCATTAACGAATATGTAAAAAACCAAGGTAACTAATTGCACCTTAGCATCATAGCATCTTCCCTCCCCTATCCTCCCTTTTACAACATTGTATCTCCCCGATTTCCCCCTCCTCGATCAGCACACTCCACCTCCCTTTAGTTAGCAACGTTCTTTCGCTTCTTCCCTTTCTTTCCATGAGCATGCATTCGTGGGTGGGGACTAGACAGATGCGACGGATAAAAGAAACCGTCCAGTGACCATGGTGGGGCTGCGTAGGAGGGGAAGGGAGGGTTAAGGTCCAGGTAGGGGAATACAACTATGCGAAGGAGGGTAGGGGTGCAGCTCCATGCTCGGAGGCGGGGTTCTTTCTTGACATGAAGAGGCAGACCGAGGTCCAGTTCCTTCAGACGAGTCCGCATCCTCGAGCAGAGACGTGTCGGTGATAAACCTGCTCGAATAACCTCAGTTGAGTCGGTGTCCCAAGTGTCCATTCTCTGACAGTAACTTTCTGAAACGAGTCTAAGTTTAGCATAGCTGAAAGTGACAGCGACATATCAGAAGTTAGTGACTGTGGTGATGATTGTGTCCGAGCATTGATCAGCTGAAGAGGCGAGGATCAGTCACCATGCAAACCACGCAGCCAGTGAGTCTCCAGACGCAGAGGATCCAGGGTCTCTACCTACTGGACAGCCACGACAGTTCTGGGATCCCTCACAGTGCCGGCAGTTCGGCCAGTAACTCTCCCGACCATTATGAGCGATTCTCTCCGCCAACGCATCTGATGGACCTCAGCAGTCCTCCGGAACACAGGGACCTGCCAGGATACCAGACTCATcatcaccatcatcatcatcagaTGATATACCAGCAACCCACCTACCTGATGTACGAGAACCCGGAGGACGAGAAGAGGTATCCGGAGCATCCCAACGGGAAAGTCTTAAGGGACCTCCAGACGGACTACGACAGGCGTATCCACGACAATTCCCCAGGTTTCCTGTCCGATCACAGTCGGGACCACGAGCAGAACCTTTATCTGACTCCGTCTCCGCAGATGTATTCTTCCGGTGGCGAGGAAATCGTGTCCAGACAGTCGCAACAAGGCTACCACCACGTGGACTCTGTCGAGTACAAGCCTGACGTGTTGGAATATAAACCGGACGTCGATCAACAGAGGTATAAGCAACTCGAGATGAGTCAGATCAGCGAACCTTCGTCCTCGACCAAAAGTTACGCGGTCGAGGGATCCAGGAACGGAGGCAAGAGGAAAAGGAAGACCAGCAGCATCGAGAACGAGTCCGAGACGGACAGCAATGCCTCCTCGACGAAGAGCAAGGTGAGGAGAAAGAGCGGCGCTACCTTTGAGGAGATTCAGAACCAAAGGGTGATGGCCAACGTcagggagagacagaggacGCAGAGCTTGAACGAGGCGTTCGCTGCTTTGAGGAAAATCATACCGACGTTGCCCAGTGACAAGTTGAGCAAGATTCAGACGTTGAAGTTGGCCACTAGGTACATCGACTTCCTGTTCCAGGTGTTGCACTGCAACATGGAGAACACTGACAGCACAGACGACAATGGtaagtttattattataaaaaaagaattgttCATTTGCAAGTTTGCAGAACTTGTCAGTTATgcagttttacaaaatttagctAACATTGTTGCATTAAAATATTCTAAGTCTTTCAATTTCGATGCCAAGTCGTTGAAGAGTCTGTCTCCGTCGGAATCTAGAGCGCGTGTTTATAAAGTAGCTCGCGTTTGTTTAAAGTACAGCATAATTAAACAGACCCCCTGGAAGCGAAGGTCTTCCGATTCGAATGCTAGAAAACACGCTAACCCTGTCATCCCGGTAGCCCTTACACCAAAACCTAGCCTTCAGGTAAACACTTTTCCCACTCGACTCAATTTGTCGTCGACTGAATAGTATTTACAAACCGGTGGTTAGGTAAACACGGTAGCTTATATCAGCCCTAAGACCCTCGGTGAATTATACAAAAAGGATTTGTATCCTGAGGACTCTCCAAAATAAAAAGGGACGAATTTAAAATAGACTCGGCTCTCGAAACTGAAACGTTTTCGTATAAATTTACACAAGGGATTCACCTCGGTTATCGCAAACTTTCCTTGAATTTGAGACGTCGGGTTCTGAAGAAAAAAACTTGTATCGATAGTACAGACAAGAGGATTCGAAGATTCTCGTGTATCTTGATATCTTAATCAGCGGTTGACATGGTACAAGTGCTGGTGAAGTGGCGACGGTGTACCATAACTTCAGGTGATTAAAGAGATCTAACACGCTGACAATCTTGAAACCGACACCAATTGGTTTCAACACCGTCTTTGTTCTTCCTTTGCTTGATATCTGCCTCACTATGTTCTTCTTTGGTTCACCAAGATTTAATTCACATTGGTTTAATTGGTGGCCCctgaaagatttaaaaatatttctaatgaaAACCGATATTACATCTTCTATTTGATACCTCAAGAAtgttagaatattttaattacctCCTAACTTTGCACATTAACTCCTAACTTTGCacttttacattattattaaaaatgagaatCCTGAGATTAATGAGAGTCTTCCCTCTGCTTCCAGGTGAAAGAAATTCAAGAAGTGCAGTCTTGGCAGCCAGAGAAATAACTTCGTCTTCGTGCAGCTACATGGCCCACGAAAAACTGTCCTACGCATTTAGTGTCTGGAGAATGGAAGACGACTGGAACTCGAACATATGAAGAATACTATTCTTCTTACCTGAGAAGTAGGTAGATTTAGTAAGAGGTTACAGTGGGCGAGAATACAAGCGTCGATTTCCTATTTTCGCTggttcgaaaatatcgaaattgcTGTTGCAGTTCAACAGTGATTGCTAAAAGACAATTATTGTAACTTCACAATGGAGGAGTCACTTGGGAAATTCAGTGGAGTTTCTTGGTAGTAGTTTTTCCAagtaaattttgaactttacaAACTGATCTAGAATACTAGAACTTGGAGAAATTGTACCGTATAAGATTCTCAAAGATATGAAAGTCTGAAAACTATGTTGCAATTAGTATGATACTGAAccaaagaatattttattattgatgaATATTCAAGTAACTTGATGTTggtatttgatatattttgggAACAGCCTGGACCAAAGAATATTA includes:
- the Twi gene encoding twist; its protein translation is MQTTQPVSLQTQRIQGLYLLDSHDSSGIPHSAGSSASNSPDHYERFSPPTHLMDLSSPPEHRDLPGYQTHHHHHHHQMIYQQPTYLMYENPEDEKRYPEHPNGKVLRDLQTDYDRRIHDNSPGFLSDHSRDHEQNLYLTPSPQMYSSGGEEIVSRQSQQGYHHVDSVEYKPDVLEYKPDVDQQRYKQLEMSQISEPSSSTKSYAVEGSRNGGKRKRKTSSIENESETDSNASSTKSKVRRKSGATFEEIQNQRVMANVRERQRTQSLNEAFAALRKIIPTLPSDKLSKIQTLKLATRYIDFLFQVLHCNMENTDSTDDNGERNSRSAVLAAREITSSSCSYMAHEKLSYAFSVWRMEDDWNSNI